Proteins encoded within one genomic window of Thermodesulfobacteriota bacterium:
- a CDS encoding aminotransferase class V-fold PLP-dependent enzyme, producing the protein MKLIPPKLAGFAEKHLKKIPYVKNRIDREIDGVMKDLETSLKPYKDTFQSHTRLPQTPLERDDIIRQIGEMNTKEEGKWKGGYVSGAVYHGNQEHIEFLNRVYAVTSQSNPLHSDLWPSASKFEAEIIAMTASMLSSQQTDDLICGTVTSGGTESILLAMKTYRDFARAKRNIKKPELIVPVTAHAAFDKACQYFNIKMKRIPVNDHYQADLSKLEKTINKNTIAIIGSAPSFPHGTIDPIEEMSAIALEHHIGFHTDACLGGFVLPFAEKLGFEVPPFDFRLKGVASMSADTHKYGYAAKGTSVVMYRGQELRHFQFYTATDWPGGLYFSPTFAGSRPGALSAACWASLLSTGEKGYLDATGKIMKTAGEIKQGISDIPELYILGKPLWVIAFGSKELNIYRVLDEMTQKGWSLNGLHHPSCVHIAITLRHTQKGVGQRFIEDLKQSVETVKTTPDTKKGMAPVYGMAATLPARGIVSDILKKYLDTYYKA; encoded by the coding sequence ATGAAGCTGATTCCCCCAAAGCTGGCGGGATTTGCGGAAAAGCACTTAAAAAAAATACCCTATGTGAAGAACAGGATCGACCGCGAGATTGATGGTGTTATGAAAGATCTGGAAACCTCATTAAAACCGTATAAAGATACCTTCCAATCCCACACCCGTCTGCCGCAAACACCGCTTGAAAGAGATGATATCATCCGTCAGATCGGTGAAATGAACACCAAAGAGGAGGGTAAATGGAAAGGGGGGTATGTCTCCGGAGCCGTTTACCATGGAAACCAGGAGCATATTGAATTTTTAAACCGAGTCTATGCCGTCACCTCCCAAAGCAACCCGTTGCATTCCGATCTCTGGCCCAGTGCCTCCAAGTTTGAAGCGGAAATCATTGCAATGACCGCTTCCATGCTTTCGTCCCAACAGACCGATGACCTCATCTGCGGCACGGTCACATCCGGCGGAACTGAAAGCATTCTTCTGGCCATGAAAACCTACCGGGATTTTGCCAGAGCAAAAAGAAACATAAAAAAACCGGAACTCATTGTGCCGGTGACTGCCCATGCTGCCTTTGACAAGGCCTGTCAGTATTTTAACATCAAAATGAAACGTATTCCGGTTAACGATCATTACCAGGCCGATCTTTCCAAACTAGAAAAGACCATCAACAAAAACACCATTGCCATCATTGGTTCCGCGCCGTCCTTTCCGCACGGGACCATTGATCCCATCGAAGAGATGTCAGCCATTGCACTGGAACATCACATCGGTTTTCACACCGACGCATGCTTGGGAGGGTTTGTGCTTCCATTTGCCGAAAAATTAGGCTTTGAGGTGCCGCCGTTTGATTTCAGGCTTAAAGGGGTGGCCTCCATGTCAGCCGATACCCACAAGTACGGGTATGCGGCCAAAGGCACCTCGGTGGTTATGTATCGCGGCCAAGAACTCAGACATTTTCAATTCTATACGGCCACTGACTGGCCGGGGGGTCTTTATTTTTCGCCTACATTTGCCGGGAGCAGACCGGGTGCATTGAGTGCGGCCTGCTGGGCATCACTGCTTTCCACCGGTGAAAAGGGGTATTTGGATGCCACCGGAAAAATAATGAAGACTGCCGGCGAAATAAAACAGGGCATCAGCGATATTCCGGAACTATATATTTTGGGGAAACCGCTGTGGGTGATTGCCTTTGGATCGAAAGAGCTGAACATTTACCGGGTGCTTGATGAAATGACCCAAAAAGGCTGGAGCCTCAACGGCCTGCACCACCCTTCCTGTGTTCATATCGCCATTACCTTGCGACATACACAGAAAGGGGTGGGCCAAAGGTTTATTGAAGACTTGAAACAAAGTGTTGAAACAGTCAAAACCACACCGGATACGAAAAAAGGCATGGCCCCTGTATACGGGATGGCCGCCACCCTTCCTGCCAGGGGAATTGTCAGCGATATCCTGAAAAAATATCTGGATACTTATTATAAGGCGTGA